In Citrus sinensis cultivar Valencia sweet orange chromosome 3, DVS_A1.0, whole genome shotgun sequence, the sequence GCATTAAAAATGATGTAGAGAGATTGGTTGACATCCAATGCTACAGAGGTATTAGACATAGTCAGGGGTTGCCTTGCCGAGGACAGCGAACCAGCACCAATGCTAGGACCCGTAAGGGTAAAAGAGTTGCAATTCCAGGGAAGAAGAAACCCACTCGTTAAACTTATTGGCTGTTGTTTGTGACATATCAGAATattgtgaattatttttttgatacaAATAAGTTTTAGGACAAATTCAACTAGTTTTCAAGTTAACTTTTATCTATTTaatctcttttctttagaagTGTGCTTGTTAATTTTTGCTCTTGACGTTATGAAGTCGAGATGCAACCCCAATCCCTTTGGAAATGGGTAAAAGAAGGGATCAATCTGTATTGACTTGACTTAGTTCtgatttctctctttttttccttttttttttttttaaaaagaaaatatcactTCTTCCTACCCGCATCAAATAGAATTTGTTCATGAAAACATTATATTTTGCCTTGAATTCAACACGTGAATATTAAAGGCAATAGTTTGATAACAAATTTGTTGGGTATTTTAATGTTGTGAAACATTAATAAAGTAACAATAAACATAAAGATTGGTTCTTGTAGATATGTGTTTACTGTGAAATAAAACCAACCAGGAAGGAAAATCTGTATTAGACAATTAGATTACATCGTTATACCTGTATTCacacaataaatttacaaatccaAAATCTCTTCAATGTCACTTTTCGACCAGTACCTAATCCATGGTTGATTaacaaatttgtaaaaaaaaaataaaacagtgAAGGAACCAGAGCATTAGAATCACTGCATTTTCAATAATCTCTTTCAAATACTACCCCTTTTACCAACCATTTTGGAAGGATTGAAAAATGCAAGTGAGGTTCGAAAATGACAGCAACCTTCACGTTCGATATTCTCACATTTTAACTCTTGCCACATGAAAAAAGATGTGTAATCCACTCTCACCTTCTAATCAAAGCTCGTGCCTACTGATTCTTCTTTTGCTTGGAAGCAGTAGCAGATGATTTGTTATCATGATTGGAActtctaataataaaaagaagcgTCTCAACGAGCATGCCACAAACCAATCCGAGGATGCCTCCTGCAGCACTCTGAAAATCAAGGTTCGAGTCCATCAATCTCATCAATGTATGTATggcaaaagaaacaattttaaCCAGAGGAATAGAAAAAAGTGTACTTATATTTAAGATAGTCTTTAAAAAGGTACCATGGCAGTGCTGTCGCTAAACAATGCTCTGAATGCTAAATACCCAACCAAATAGCCGGTAAACATTATAAGTACAACATGTAAACCTGCAGAATATGAAAAAGAGTTTATACAAGCTTAAGCATCTAAATCAAAATGTAGaacttaaaaaagaagattttaaaaaatcgtAATAGTGAAAAAAGTAAACATGATGCTCAATGGCATAAATACAGTGGCACAAATTATACGCTCAGCACAATTTGGAAGTGTGTGGCTAGTGCTAGGCCAGTGCAATTGAttgatttcttcattaagGTCTTGAATACCAAAAAATTAGCCAATAACTGCagtagaaagaaaagaaagggaaaaagaaaaaaataaagaaaacttgaTACATCcacaagaaaaaaagtgaTACTTAAAGTCATACACAAAATAGGCACGAAGCTTGTGGGACAGAGAAATTTCAGAAGAGCATAACTGAGCACAAATTCAGGTATTATCAAATAAGTTGGTGTCAAAAATGGTGTAATAAGAGAAACAAGCAATAAAAAGATACGACACTACATTTTGCAGTTTTCCCAATTGATCTAAACCGATGGAAGTCTGAAAAAGGTTCTCACCCTCGATCAATGAAGTAAAATGGACAAGATTCTTCTACCTCTAATCTCTTCCACTAGACAGATCTCTCTTGGCTCTCAGAATTATACCCTATAGAGATACAATCACTCTTTTGCAGAGGCTCTATACTTGAATTCTCTCAACTCAGTGGTCTCAATCTATAGATGCATTTCCAATACATACTCTTGGTGAGTTTCCCATGCACTCATTGGTGGGCCTCTTGCATCTCTCCACTACTCTCAATCTACGCACGTATAAGTGTAGGGAAATTCTCATTACTTGTAGAGGTTGCACTCAACTTAGAAGTGAAAAACCTAAAAAGAAACTGCCTAAACAAAGGAAGCTCACAAAGATTTCTCCCAAATAGCATACAAATTCCAATAGTCAGTACATTTTTTCTCACAAAATGGGCTAAAAGCAATCTTGTTGGTGGGGGGATGAGGTGATAGTCAAGTTGTGTCTACATTTAGCTTTAAGGTGGCTCAAGCGACGAAATTTGTGAAGACGgagattaataaattttgggtCATGTTCTAGGAGAAAGAATATAAATTTGGACAAGTTTTGTGGAGATGTTGCAAAAGAATAGCATGTCAGTCCCTAATTCACATGACTAAGGAAaacttttgatattttttgttGCCTGTTATTTGCAGACGATATGGTATCAATGTAAAACTAGAGCAGAAGGACAATTACAATTACAGAGTTATGGAGATATGCAGTACAGTCAACAAGACTTGGGACAAAAAAGCTGacagataaaaaatttacaaaaagaaTACAATCTTGCTAGAAGAGGAACAGGTTCACATAACAAAAGCTGAATTGATATGTTAGTCCCTACCGCAAGATTTGAATTCAGGCGTCCATCCAAAGAAAGCTGGTTGAAAACCCACTCAGCTAAGTCCTTGGGGGCAATTAAACCCCCAAGTCGTTAGCCTCATTTGTGATTAGTTGAgttgaatataaatttttttccgcACTTGTAAACAAACCATATTCATTTCAAGTCACCCAATATCTGAAAACCAATCTTCACAGACGTAAATGATATCCCCAAAATCATCCTCCTACTCCGTCAAATTTGCAATAGTCATCTAGTTTGAAACTACAGCCTTAAACGAACTCCGGTAATTAAAACTAGCTGGATTGAAAGTGCATGTTGACATGCTTAAGATAAACAAACTATCcaaatgaatgaattaaaaataaactaaaataaattatttaaagttgaaaaaaaaaatttaccaaaaccaAGCTGATCCTTGTAAGAGGAGAAGGGTTCAGTAGCACTGCTCTTGGGCAATATATCCTTAACAAGCTCTCGATACTCATCCCTCTCCGCTCTTTCCGCTAGCTGCCTTAATCTCGCCTTCAGTTCTTCACTCTTCAACAAACAGACATTTTTATCAGTCAAAAAGCGCAtcgaaattaattaagtaatttcatTACCCATTATTGTTTCTCACCTTCTCCCTCGGCTTGGGGCTGGTGAAGACGAACTCAGAGCCAGAGAAGAGGCGAAACAAGTCGGGTCGGATTGAAGGGAGAGACCCGACCCATATTTGTCGGATTGACTTGTATGGAGCTTTGTTCAAAGAGGAGAGATTCAAAGCAGTTTCTCGCAATTCTCGCGGGAGCTGAACGTCTTCTGAAGCGGAGAGAAGAAAAGATCGAATGGAATCGTTGTTTGAAATTATGAGTCCGGATGAGTTCTGCTCCGGGTTGTCGGATTCGGATACCATGCTGATGGATCTTagattttgttcttttcaCTAAACTCTGCAAGCAAATAAACAAGCTTTCAATAACTTTGCGAATGCTCAAGCCCTctcctttgaatttgatttattcgGGCTCGGTTTGGTTTTTCCTAAAAAATCAAACCGAACCTGAACGTATCTCAGAAATCAAACcgaagaaataataaaaactttaaattcaatttttaaattataacttattaaaaaaacgAATAGTGAtaataacttttcaaattttggcaCTGAATAGTGCAGATTCAGCTGCAAGCAGTAGTTGTCATAACTTCTCTCATAGAAATTGTTACCTTAAAAAAggtaaattgattttatgtccATCAgttatttctcaaaaattaaTACTTTTGGTTTACTTTTTAGTATTTGGTTCAGTTTAGTTTATACCtggtttgatttgatttgttttggacattttttactatttggtttaatttagtttagttTTTAATAGGTTTGTTTTGAGGTTTGCAGTTAATTTCTATCCTTTTCTAAATTGGTTTTAATCGTTTTAAGTTAAAACCaaacaatttttgtttaatttcgtTTATAGAGAAAATAAGTTGAACTCAtgattttacccttttttaCTATGGTGGGCAAAAAAGTCCGGGTCGTCTCATTGGACAAGggcttaataaaaaattccgAACCAGGCTCAAGtccattatttaaaaaaaaaaaatttataaactagaataatataattaaaattgaaaagtaacttaaaaaaattttaaattcttaatttataaattaatgatgattcaaaaaaattaaaattataatattaaactatCTCTTATgcgttaattaattaagagaatatttgaattagagaatttaatattaaaaaaaattaaatttataagcttttatttgctttgtttattattttactttgaaatattcattttctttaatttatttataactataataacttttttatcattaatttatttcaaatttataataatttaaaaaaattttaacaataaataaagtatGAGCCCAGCCCAAACCCTCATACTTAACTTAAAGTGGATTTGGGCCTGGGCTTGAAAAAGCCCAGCCCAAACTCActttttgtcatccctactTTAGAGTTTAGAcccattatttaataaatttattaattattaatttatccttcaacaaaatcacatttaaggacaagaaaatgtaatttaaataaataaataaagattattCTCACACTCCATTTTTGTGATGAACCATGTCTCCTCTCCTCCTTCACAAATCACTTAAAACTCTTGTCTTCAATTTTTCAGAAGGATgactcaatttttttggcaGTTCTTAATTTACATTCTAAATTACTATGAACTAACAACGAAATTCTCATAAATCATAATTCCTCTATGATTTCATGAGATTCTGAAAGCCTCttattcattaattagttattcCTCTATCCATAGcagttgaaatttttataaatttgaaattttttttgagagattggctttaaataaaaaacttgagAAGCTGGTTCtcgataatattttaatagaagCTAGTTTTTAGACTTTTTAGGGTGCATGGAGTAAAACCCTACTAATTAAATTCCAGTAatggatttattttaaaaaaaagttgtgaGTAACTTGATGAGTTCAAATAGTCCTACTCTTTGACTTAATAAGGTTAGTTTCCTTTTCTTTGATTTGTCAATCAAATTAGTTTAGAATAAATGCTTGTTTAGTTCTtgcattttgatttgattgcccattaatccttatattttaaaaatatctcaagacACTTATGCTCTTAAATTTGTTACACTATTGTccttactctttttttttttacttttacaataatatcctTACTATAATATTCTCGACCatgattaatttatctattgaaaaatttgattagcaaattaaccaataatcACTTGTTagtaaataaactaataaatatcaatattaaagAACTGGTATTTTCCATACATTTGCAACAATCttgctaattattatttttaaataagttaatattagtCAATTTTAAGGAATATTTAATACCCttacaacaatcttactaaTTAACTAtgtataaacaaattaatttataaacttaatcctaaagagaaataataacaaaaaaaaaattacactaaattttattttactttgatttgataaattatcactataaaagtaaagaaaaaaaataaaggtatgagtataacatatttaataacaaGAGAATTTGgagttattttttgaaatataacaattaaaaggCTACTTAACTTAAATTATAGAGATTAAATAAGCATTTATCCAttaatccttatattttaaaaatatctcaaggCACTCCTGCTCTTAAATTTGTTACACTATTtcccttattttttctttacttttacaatGTTATAAACAAAGCCTCTGTACAAAAATAGAGTAGAGCtgaaaatacaaaagataAAGGAAAGATGAAGTGCTgaattgattcatttattcataatCAATGGCCTTTATACAGGCAATTACACCAACTGATAAAGCATGAAACCGAGCACTACATAACgtgcaaaacaaaatttcctAAAAAATAGAACCACATGTTTTTGAATAGGACACTTATGCTACCAATAaccaattaaataacaaactCCTATTGACTAGGACtcaacataaattaattaattttatttaagactTGGTCATGTGACCTATCACACGTGCTACACACAATCAAAATTCAACACCCTCCCTTAAACTGATATTTGCATAAATCAGTTTACATACACCAAATTGTAATCCGCTCTTTTAAACAACTTCAGCTTCCTTTGAAGAGCAAATCCCAAGCATACTTCGAAGTTTCACAAAAACTGCAAGTTTTAGCGGTTTAGTCAATAAATCTGCCAATTCATCTTCACTCCTGCAAAATACCAAATCAATAACACCATCCTTACATAAATCACACAAGAACTGAAACCTCACATCAATATGTTTGCTTCTTCCATGGAGGACTGGATTTTTTAAGAGTTTTATTGCAGAAACATTATCACAATAGATCACAGTTGGTCCTTGCTGCTGGTTGTGTAAAGTTTCAAGTAACTTTCTCAGCCAAATAGCTTCATATGAACTTGATGTTGCAGCAACAAACTCAGCTTCGGTTGTTGACAAAGTCATTATTTGTTGCTTTTTATATGACCATGCAACAGCtccaaaattcaacataaataTTGTTCTAGATGTGCTCTTTCTATCATCAATATCTCCAGCATAATCACTGTCTGAGAACCTAATCAAGTTTgaattttcaccatttttgTACAAGATTCAAAATTTGCAGTGCCTTTCACATAGCGAAAAATTCTCTTTGCAACTAAAAGATGAGCTTCACTTGGATTCTCCATGTATCTGCTAATTAAACTGACAGCATGCATAATATCTGGTCTTGTTGATGTCAAATACATGAGACTCCCAACAATTTGTTTGTAAAGAGTAGTATCCACCCTTTTTCCAGCTTCATTCTTTGAGAGTTTCATACCATACTCTGTTGGAGTCGAAACCGAATTGCAATCCTTCACTATGAACATGTCTAAAATTTACAGAGcatattttttttgagaaataaagaCACCAGCAAAGGATTGTAGTACTTCAATGCCAAGAAAATAATGCATCAACCCCAAATCAGtcatatcaaatttaatcATTATAGATTTCTTAAAATCATTAAGCATGGCTATGTCATTACTAACATAAATGAgatcatcaacatatatacacacaattaatattttcgtATCACCtctatatttaatatataatgtGTGTTCATAAGGGCATTTAAGAAAATCTTCCTTAGTAAAGAAAGCATCTATATGACTGCACCACGCTCTCGGtgcttgcttcaatccatataatgctttctttaatttgtatacCTAATTCTCATGACCTTGCCTCACATATCCAGGAGGCTGATCAACATACACCTCTTATTCCAATTCGCCATGCAAAAATGCTAACTTTACATCCAACTAATTGGATAGGCCAGGAATTATGTGGAGCCATGGATAACACTAAACAAATAGTGTCAAGTCTTGCAACTGGAGCAAACACCTCTTTATAATCAACACTATGTTCTTGTTTGTACCCTTTTGCAACGAAACAGGCTTTGTACTCGTCAATTCCACCATCCttgttcaattttgttttgtaaactCATTTAACCTCAATGGATTTTTGCCCTTTTGGAAGGTCAACCAGGTCTcaactttcatttttctctataGAACATATCTCCTCATCCATGGCTTTTTGCCACTTTAAATCCTTGACAGATTCTTGGAATATAACAGGATCACAATCTGAGAACAAAGCATAATAAGCAATTGTATCATCACTATCAGATTGAACACAAGTTACCTCATAATCTTGCATCCATATGGGCCTCTTTCGACCTCGGCGAAGACGTGGTTCAGCTGCTACTTCAGCAGCTTCTACAACTGATGAGGACGTTTCAGCAGTTATTAAAGCTTTATTTGATAGTGTAGGAACTGCTGAAATTTGTTGTTGTAACAATTgttgattttcttcttcactgTCATTGTCAAACATGACTTGTGTAGTTTGCTACCCATTCCAGTTCTAAGTGCTTTCCTCGTCAAAAATGATATCTCTGCTGATTATTATCTTCTTTGTGATTggattgattaatttatatgcCTTGGATTCTTCAATTATGCCAAGAAAGACACATTTTTCACCTTTATCATCAagcttttttccttttctcatcTGGAACATGTGCATAAACGATGCAACCGAAAATTCTGAAGTGATCAACAGCTGGGTTTCGGCCACTCCAAGCCTCCTCTGGTGTCATGtttagaacaaaaaaaataggaCTTCTATTCAAGACATGGATGCTCCAATTTACTGCTTCCGGCCAAAAGCTCTTTGGAATTCTCCCTCTTTTCAACAAGCTTCTCACCATGTTGAGAATAGTTCTATTTTTTCTCTCCGATACACCATTTTGCTGTGGTGTATAAGCAGATGTGAGTTCCCTTCGAATACCGTGATTAATACAAAAATGTTCAAATGTTTTTGAGCAGTATTCGCCACCACGATAAGTTCGAAgagttttaattgtttttcctGTTTTATTCTCAACACGAGCCTTGAAGCTTTTAAATATACCAAAAGCTTCTGATTTTTCCTGCAAAAAATACACCCATGTTTTTCGAGTATAATCGTCAATGaaagtaattaaatactttttacCTCCATTAGATGATGGTTTTATCGGCCCACAATTGTCAGAATGAATCAACTCCAAGACATTTTTTGCTCTCCATGACTTTCCTTGGAGGGAATTGAGAATGATGTTGTTTGCTAACAACACATTCTTCACAAACTTAAGAGGGAATGACGATTTCAGAAAGACCTATAACCATAATTTTCTGTTAGAGAGTTTTTAGTCCACCAAAATTCAAGTGGCCATAGCGAAAGTGTCAAATCCATGAAGGATCTTTCACTTCAACCATTAAGCAAGATTGTGCACTATTAATCTTCAATGGAAACAACTTGTTTGAATTCATTTGAACAACTGCAACAACTCCTCTAGAAGGGTTATATATTTCACAAGCACTGTTTTGAATGGTTATTACATAACCATTTTCTTGCAATTGACCAACACTTAAcaaattacttttcaaatcAGGAACATAGAAAACATTGGAAATTGTTTCTACAAAACCATTCTTGGTTATAATGTTAATATCACCCTTTTCCATTATTTCAACAGTCGAACAATCACCAAAACTCACTATAGAATGAAAATCTTCATTTAAGGAAGAAAATAGTGACTTACTTCCACACATATGATTGCTGCAGCCTGTATCCACATACCACACATCTGACTTAAGTTCTTTATCAACTTGAACAACCATCAACAAGGTTTccacttctttttttctgtaaaattCGATTTCTCCCCCTTTTCTTTGTCGTTAGGCAATTTTGTATAACATTCATAACGATAGTGACCGAATTTATGACATCTAAAGCACTCTACCTTGGATTTATCAAATTGATGATTTCGACCTCTACCTTTGTTTTGGAAATATGATTGGTCTTCATCATCTCTAAAATTGCCTCGTTCGCCTCTATCTCTACCTCCACCTCCATCTCTATTTCCTTGTcctcctcttcctcttcctctacCTCGATCTGCTGATCTATTCAGTGCTGTAACATTATTGTTAGTTAAAGCCTTTAGAGCTTGCTCCTCCTTATCTTCCCTGGAGAATTTATGCTCATGAACTAGCAAGGATCCCTGCAACTCATCAATTGAAAGTTCATCAATGTCTTTTGATTCTTTAATGGaacaaacaatataattaaatttcggAGTCATTGAGCGAAGAATTTTTTCTGTTATTGTAACATATGTCATCGTTTCGTCATGAGTTCGCATTTTGTTTACAATTGCCATTGTTAGAGAGAAATACTATGTGACTGACTCTTTTGATTTCATACAAAGTAATTCGAACTCAGTACGAAGTGCTTGAAGCTGCTGCCTCTTAATTCTTGTTGACCCTTGATACTTTTTCTTCATAGAATCCCATATCATTTTGGAGGTCTCTTTGCAAAGAATGGTGTCTAAGATTGAACGATCAATTGATTGGAATATGTAATTCTTTGCCTTTGAATCTTTTAGCCGCTGCCCCTCAATCTCTGTTTTCTGCGCATCCGTCACTACCGTGCTAGCTGCTGGTTCTGTTATGCCTTCAGAAACTACTTGCCATTACTCTTTAGGCCTGAAGAAATTCTCCATCAATATGCTCCAATGATCATAGTGACCATCAAAGCGTGGAATTGCAGGTTGCACGAAAATGTCAGAGACTATCATCCTTAACTGCTGTTTTCTTaaccttgctctgataccactgttgtAAATAAAGCCTCTGTACAAAAATAGAGTAGAGCtgaaaatacaaaagataAAGGAAAGAGGAAGTGCTgaattgattcatttattcattaatcAATGGCCTTTATATAGGCAATTACACCAACTAATAAAGCATGAAACCGAGCACTACATAACGTGCAAAACAAAGTTTCCTAAAAAATAGAACCACATGCTTTTGAATAGGACACTTATGCTACTAATAaccaattaaataacaaactCCTATTGACTAGGACTCAacataaactaattaattttatttaagatttgGTCATGTGACCTGCCACATGTGCTACACACAATCAAATTTCAACATACAATAATATCCTTACTATAATATTCtcgacattaattaatttatccattgaaaaaattgattagcaaattaaccaataattatttattagtaaataaaataataaatattaatatgaaaGAACTGGTATTTTGCAACAATCttgctaattattatttttaaataagttaatatcaATCAATGTAAgcaatatttaaaacaattacaacaatcttactaaTTAACTAtgtataaacaaattaatttataaaattaatcctaaaagagaaataataacaaaaaaaaattacactaaattttattttacttctatttgataaattatcactataaaagtaaagaaaaaaaataaaggtacgagtataacatatttaatagCAAGAAAATCTTGAggtattttttgaaatataagaattaaaagacTACTTAACTTAAATTATAGAGATTAAACAAGAATTTGTTAGTTTAGTTAGCTCAACCATGGTTTGgccattaagaaaaaaaaatgttttcaatttttt encodes:
- the LOC102631470 gene encoding uncharacterized protein LOC102631470 isoform X1; the protein is MVSESDNPEQNSSGLIISNNDSIRSFLLSASEDVQLPRELRETALNLSSLNKAPYKSIRQIWVGSLPSIRPDLFRLFSGSEFVFTSPKPREKSEELKARLRQLAERAERDEYRELVKDILPKSSATEPFSSYKDQLGFGLHVVLIMFTGYLVGYLAFRALFSDSTAMEASSDWFVACSLRRFFLLLEVPIMITNHLLLLPSKRRISRHEL
- the LOC102631470 gene encoding uncharacterized protein LOC102631470 isoform X2; the encoded protein is MVSESDNPEQNSSGLIISNNDSIRSFLLSASEDVQLPRELRETALNLSSLNKAPYKSIRQIWVGSLPSIRPDLFRLFSGSEFVFTSPKPREKSEELKARLRQLAERAERDEYRELVKDILPKSSATEPFSSYKDQLGFGLHVVLIMFTGYLVGYLAFRALFSDSTAMSAAGGILGLVCGMLVETLLFIIRSSNHDNKSSATASKQKKNQ